A window of the Arthrobacter sp. Marseille-P9274 genome harbors these coding sequences:
- a CDS encoding LLM class flavin-dependent oxidoreductase yields MERLGFLSFGHWGPGRGSRTRSAREALLQGIELAVAAEELGIDGAFFRVHHFARQQASPFPLLAAIAARTSRIEIGTGVIDMRYENPLYMAEEAAATDLISGGRLQLGISRGSPEPAKDGAAAFGYVPAEGETPADMARRHTEVFRHAIAGAGVAEADPQLTGGATGLLPIQPTSYDLPQRIWWGAGTRKTAVWAAERGMNLMSSTLLTEDTGVPFDELQAEQIRMFREAWQSAGHKFRPRVSVSRSVLPIVDDEDRMYFGGRAGQGGDQVGMIDGLLSRFGRTYTGEPDVLARELAADAAVREADTLMLTVPNQLDVAYNAKLLENIARYIAPELGWRSKAATTADGGVRERH; encoded by the coding sequence ATGGAGCGTCTTGGTTTTCTGTCCTTTGGCCACTGGGGGCCGGGCCGCGGGTCCCGCACCCGCTCAGCGCGCGAGGCGCTGCTGCAGGGGATTGAGCTGGCGGTGGCGGCCGAGGAGCTCGGCATCGACGGCGCGTTCTTCCGGGTGCACCACTTCGCCCGGCAGCAGGCGTCGCCGTTCCCGCTGCTCGCGGCGATCGCGGCGCGCACGTCCCGGATCGAGATCGGCACGGGCGTGATCGACATGCGTTATGAAAATCCGCTCTATATGGCCGAGGAAGCGGCCGCCACTGACCTGATCAGCGGCGGCCGGCTCCAGCTCGGCATCAGCCGGGGATCCCCCGAGCCGGCGAAGGACGGCGCCGCCGCGTTCGGCTACGTGCCGGCCGAGGGCGAGACGCCGGCCGACATGGCGCGGCGCCACACCGAGGTCTTCCGGCACGCGATCGCCGGCGCGGGAGTGGCGGAGGCCGATCCGCAGTTGACCGGCGGCGCTACCGGCCTGCTGCCGATCCAGCCGACGTCCTACGACCTGCCGCAGCGGATCTGGTGGGGCGCCGGCACGCGCAAGACCGCCGTCTGGGCGGCCGAACGGGGCATGAACCTGATGAGTTCCACGCTGCTGACCGAGGACACCGGCGTGCCCTTCGACGAACTGCAGGCCGAGCAGATCCGGATGTTCCGAGAGGCCTGGCAGTCCGCCGGGCACAAGTTCAGGCCACGGGTTTCGGTCAGTCGCAGCGTGCTGCCGATCGTCGACGACGAGGACCGGATGTACTTCGGCGGCCGCGCCGGACAGGGCGGCGACCAGGTCGGCATGATCGACGGCCTGCTCTCGCGCTTCGGCCGCACCTACACCGGGGAGCCGGACGTCCTGGCCCGCGAACTCGCGGCGGACGCCGCGGTGCGGGAAGCCGACACGCTCATGCTCACGGTCCCGAACCAGCTCGATGTCGCCTACAACGCCAAGCTGCTGGAGAACATCGCCCGCTACATCGCGCCGGAACTCGGGTGGCGAAGCAAGGCAGCAACGACGGCGGACGGCGGGGTCCGGGAGCGCCACTGA
- the trxA gene encoding thioredoxin: protein MENAIVKCPHCGKANRVPAAASGRPRCGSCHQDLPWIVSAGDADFAAIAEQSPVPVLVDFWAAWCGPCRMVSPVLDQLARERAGKIKLVKVDVDAAPRLSARFGIQSIPTLMVVVDGRIAAQQAGAAPAAALRAWLDRSLASA from the coding sequence GTGGAGAACGCCATCGTCAAGTGCCCGCACTGCGGCAAGGCCAACCGTGTTCCCGCCGCTGCCTCGGGCCGGCCCCGCTGCGGCAGCTGCCATCAGGACCTGCCGTGGATCGTCTCGGCCGGAGACGCCGATTTCGCGGCGATCGCCGAGCAGTCCCCGGTGCCCGTGCTCGTCGACTTCTGGGCGGCCTGGTGCGGTCCCTGTCGCATGGTCAGTCCGGTGCTGGACCAGCTGGCCCGCGAACGCGCCGGGAAGATCAAGCTGGTCAAGGTGGACGTGGACGCGGCGCCCCGGCTGTCCGCGCGGTTCGGGATCCAGTCGATCCCCACCCTCATGGTGGTCGTCGACGGCCGGATCGCGGCACAGCAGGCCGGCGCGGCGCCGGCCGCGGCGCTGCGCGCGTGGTTGGACCGCTCCCTGGCCTCCGCTTAG
- a CDS encoding DUF1918 domain-containing protein — MKATQGDRIIVRGRTVESSDRHGEILEVRGKDGAPPYFVRFDDGHESVLFPGGDFVVEPPGS, encoded by the coding sequence ATGAAGGCAACGCAGGGTGACAGGATCATCGTCCGCGGCAGGACCGTGGAGTCGTCGGATCGGCACGGGGAGATCCTGGAAGTACGGGGTAAGGACGGAGCTCCGCCCTATTTCGTGAGGTTCGACGACGGGCACGAGTCGGTGCTCTTCCCGGGCGGGGACTTCGTGGTGGAGCCGCCGGGGTCCTAA
- a CDS encoding LysR family transcriptional regulator, whose amino-acid sequence MFSLIQLQSFVAVAEELHFGAAAERLNMTQPPLSRQIQLLEKELRAPLFDRTSRRVELTDAGRTLLPSARQILDMAVKTELDVRRVATGEAGSVTIAYTAIAGQSALPKLLRRAADEQPGVSLILRELVSTDQMDGLVKGTVDIGLLRPIVGRPGIVSRPLMRDRLVIALPPGSELAGDGALPVRALEGKPLMMYSTAEARYFHDLVLRLFASAGAHPNVTQYASQVPALLAFVEAGLGLTLVPASAQSLAPAGVQFRELEPSRGVKDLNRVDLEVAWNENNNNPAVRRLLALLETPAEDESPV is encoded by the coding sequence ATGTTCAGCCTGATCCAGCTCCAGTCCTTTGTCGCCGTCGCCGAAGAGCTGCACTTCGGGGCGGCCGCCGAACGGCTCAACATGACGCAGCCTCCGCTGAGCCGGCAGATCCAGCTGCTGGAGAAGGAACTGCGGGCGCCGCTCTTCGACCGGACCAGCCGCAGGGTGGAGCTGACGGATGCCGGCAGGACGCTGCTGCCCAGCGCGCGGCAGATCCTGGACATGGCGGTCAAGACGGAGCTGGACGTGCGGCGCGTGGCGACGGGCGAGGCCGGCTCGGTCACGATCGCCTACACCGCGATCGCCGGCCAGAGCGCCCTGCCGAAACTCCTGCGCCGGGCGGCGGATGAGCAGCCCGGCGTCTCCCTGATCCTGCGCGAGCTGGTGTCGACCGACCAGATGGACGGCCTGGTCAAGGGCACGGTGGACATCGGGCTGCTGCGGCCCATCGTGGGCCGGCCGGGCATCGTGTCGCGGCCCCTGATGCGGGACCGTCTGGTCATCGCGCTGCCGCCGGGCAGTGAGCTTGCCGGCGACGGCGCCCTGCCGGTGCGGGCGCTCGAGGGCAAGCCCCTGATGATGTACTCTACGGCCGAGGCCCGCTATTTCCACGACCTGGTCCTGCGGCTCTTCGCCAGCGCGGGCGCCCATCCCAACGTCACGCAGTACGCCAGCCAGGTCCCCGCGCTGCTGGCGTTCGTGGAGGCAGGTCTCGGACTGACTTTGGTGCCGGCCTCGGCGCAGTCGCTCGCCCCGGCAGGGGTGCAGTTCCGGGAACTTGAGCCCTCGCGCGGCGTCAAGGACCTGAACCGGGTGGACCTCGAGGTGGCCTGGAACGAGAACAACAACAACCCCGCCGTCCGCAGGCTGCTGGCGCTGCTCGAAACACCGGCGGAGGACGAAAGCCCCGTTTGA
- a CDS encoding 2-hydroxyacid dehydrogenase, which produces MTQPIFPKLPPATAGAAAEPLRIVVTDPIISRFEQQLKYDGGAHHWVMASGWSAEEQLRALADADVVVCSALPPGQAAAAARLRLVHVTGAGFEKIAMDSLPPAAAVANTFHHARPIAEHVVMVTLMLSRRVLAADSELRRGQWRTIATSPEVPFHPTLDGRVLGLVGLGSIGAEVARLGGALGMRVRAVRGNPAAAHPEGVQPEWVGGTAELPKLLETSDVVVVTVPLSEETRGLIGAAELLQMKPSALLVNVARGPVVDQAALYAALSERRIAGAGIDVWWGAPADGKVPPSEFPFERLDNAVLTPHHSGHARTTFERRAADIAANIANLAAGRPLFNVVRRPR; this is translated from the coding sequence GTGACCCAGCCAATCTTTCCCAAGCTCCCGCCGGCGACGGCCGGTGCGGCGGCGGAGCCGCTGCGGATCGTGGTCACCGATCCGATCATCAGCCGGTTCGAGCAGCAGCTGAAGTACGACGGCGGCGCCCACCACTGGGTGATGGCGTCCGGGTGGAGCGCGGAGGAACAGCTGCGCGCCCTGGCCGACGCCGACGTCGTTGTTTGTTCCGCCCTGCCGCCGGGGCAGGCCGCGGCAGCGGCCCGGCTGCGGCTGGTCCACGTGACCGGCGCGGGGTTCGAGAAGATCGCCATGGACTCCTTGCCGCCGGCCGCCGCCGTCGCGAACACCTTCCACCACGCCCGGCCGATCGCGGAACACGTGGTCATGGTGACGCTCATGCTCTCCCGCCGGGTGCTCGCCGCCGACAGCGAACTGCGCCGCGGCCAATGGCGGACCATCGCCACCTCACCGGAGGTGCCCTTCCACCCAACGCTCGACGGAAGGGTGCTCGGCCTGGTGGGGCTGGGCTCCATCGGCGCCGAGGTAGCCCGCCTCGGCGGCGCACTGGGGATGCGGGTGCGGGCCGTGCGCGGCAACCCCGCCGCGGCCCATCCCGAAGGCGTGCAGCCCGAGTGGGTCGGCGGCACGGCCGAGCTGCCCAAGCTGCTCGAGACGTCGGACGTGGTCGTGGTGACCGTGCCGCTCAGCGAGGAGACGCGCGGCCTCATCGGCGCGGCCGAGCTGCTGCAGATGAAACCCTCGGCGCTGCTGGTCAACGTCGCCCGGGGCCCCGTGGTGGACCAGGCCGCCTTGTATGCCGCGCTGTCCGAGCGGCGGATCGCCGGGGCCGGCATCGACGTCTGGTGGGGCGCTCCCGCGGACGGCAAGGTGCCGCCGTCGGAATTCCCCTTTGAACGACTGGATAACGCGGTCCTCACGCCGCACCACTCCGGGCACGCCCGTACCACCTTCGAACGGCGCGCCGCGGACATCGCCGCGAATATCGCCAATCTCGCCGCCGGGCGGCCGCTCTTCAACGTGGTCCGGAGGCCACGCTAG
- a CDS encoding sulfite exporter TauE/SafE family protein codes for MSWADYAVIGFAVFAAAGLQASIGFGMGMLAAPIIALVDPELLPVTIIMLALLVTIMVTARERSELDLRGAGWALVGRIPGSICGAWLVAVLPGEGLSWLVAVTVLAGVALAFLGWQPAPRRLSLVTAGAASGIMGTATSIGGAPMALIWQRHQGARLRGTMSAFFMVGSAVSLAALAVAGAVTEQVLMLVAWMVPAVVAGYAMSRFVNRFLDARRLRLLALSVSGLGAVLLAGQILLG; via the coding sequence GTGAGTTGGGCCGACTACGCGGTCATCGGCTTCGCCGTCTTCGCCGCGGCCGGCCTGCAGGCCTCCATCGGCTTCGGCATGGGGATGCTCGCGGCGCCGATCATCGCGCTGGTCGACCCGGAGCTGCTGCCGGTCACGATCATCATGCTCGCGCTGCTGGTGACCATCATGGTCACCGCACGCGAGCGGTCGGAGCTGGACCTGCGCGGCGCCGGCTGGGCACTGGTGGGCCGGATCCCCGGCAGCATCTGCGGCGCCTGGCTGGTGGCCGTGCTGCCGGGCGAAGGCCTGTCCTGGCTTGTGGCCGTCACCGTGCTGGCAGGAGTGGCCCTGGCCTTCCTGGGCTGGCAGCCCGCGCCCCGGCGGCTGAGCCTGGTCACCGCCGGTGCCGCCTCCGGCATCATGGGTACCGCCACCTCGATCGGCGGCGCCCCCATGGCCCTGATCTGGCAGCGCCACCAAGGCGCACGGCTGCGCGGCACCATGAGCGCCTTCTTCATGGTGGGCTCGGCCGTGTCGCTGGCCGCACTGGCCGTGGCGGGCGCGGTGACCGAGCAGGTCCTGATGCTCGTGGCCTGGATGGTTCCTGCCGTCGTCGCCGGCTACGCCATGTCCCGCTTCGTCAACCGCTTCCTGGATGCCCGGCGCCTACGCCTGCTCGCCCTGTCGGTCTCCGGACTCGGCGCGGTGCTGCTGGCCGGGCAGATCCTGCTCGGCTGA
- a CDS encoding ABC transporter ATP-binding protein, with product MTETRIHTEGRPLIEVDGVTKTFHVAKSASGNSRLRALDGINLSVRRGETLGLVGESGCGKSTLARTLMMLERPDAGAVRFDGTDPFGLRGKELLEWRRRVQMVFQDPFASLNARMTAGEIIAEPWKAHRGLYTTSREREARVRELLHMVGLRPSDAKKSPQEFSGGQRQRIGIARALALNPDVIILDEPVSALDLSVQAQVLNLLNDLQQRLGVSYVFISHDLSVVRHVADRVAVMYLGRIIETGRTEDVFERPSHPYTAALMSASPKLDVSGAERNRIILQGEIPSPLDPPSGCRFRTRCWKAQDICAEQAPASEQAGDNPAHLAECHFPLESLKVRSGELASMP from the coding sequence ATGACCGAGACCCGGATCCATACCGAAGGCCGTCCGCTGATCGAGGTCGACGGCGTCACCAAGACCTTCCACGTGGCCAAGAGCGCCTCCGGCAACAGCCGGCTGCGGGCGCTCGACGGCATCAACCTCTCCGTCCGTCGGGGTGAGACCCTGGGCCTGGTGGGGGAGTCCGGCTGCGGCAAGTCCACGCTGGCCCGGACGCTGATGATGCTGGAGCGGCCCGACGCCGGCGCGGTGCGCTTCGACGGCACCGACCCCTTCGGCCTGCGCGGCAAGGAGCTGCTGGAGTGGCGCCGCCGCGTGCAGATGGTCTTCCAGGACCCGTTCGCCTCGCTGAACGCGCGGATGACGGCGGGCGAGATTATCGCCGAGCCGTGGAAGGCGCACCGGGGGCTCTACACGACGTCGCGGGAGCGCGAGGCCAGGGTGCGCGAGCTGCTGCACATGGTCGGACTGCGGCCCTCGGACGCGAAGAAGTCGCCGCAGGAGTTCTCCGGCGGCCAGCGGCAGCGCATCGGCATCGCGCGGGCCCTGGCGCTCAATCCGGACGTGATCATCCTCGACGAGCCCGTCTCCGCGCTGGACCTGTCGGTCCAGGCCCAGGTACTGAACCTGCTCAACGACCTGCAGCAGCGCCTCGGCGTCTCCTACGTTTTCATCTCGCACGATCTGTCGGTGGTGCGGCACGTGGCGGACCGGGTGGCGGTGATGTACCTCGGCCGGATCATCGAAACCGGCCGCACTGAGGACGTCTTCGAGCGTCCGAGCCATCCCTACACCGCGGCCCTGATGTCCGCCTCGCCCAAGCTGGACGTCAGCGGCGCGGAGCGGAACCGCATCATCCTGCAGGGCGAGATCCCCTCCCCGCTGGACCCGCCCTCGGGCTGCCGCTTCCGCACCCGCTGCTGGAAGGCCCAGGACATCTGCGCGGAGCAGGCACCGGCCTCCGAGCAGGCCGGGGACAACCCGGCGCATCTGGCCGAGTGCCACTTCCCGCTGGAGAGCCTGAAAGTCCGGAGCGGGGAACTGGCGTCCATGCCGTGA
- a CDS encoding ABC transporter ATP-binding protein: MSTVTAAETTTTDRSLPVVLKVEGLNVDLRTPRGTVRAVDNVGFEARAGQTLALLGESGCGKSMTAKAVAGLLDPIADVDGGEILLNGTDLARLSPKQRRKFAGPELGIVFQDALTALNPVYPVGTQLGEAFRIHHGLSAKQAKEKAVDLMRRVGIPEPEARVNAYPHQFSGGMRQRILIAMAVALNPKLLIADEPTTALDVTVQAQIMALLKSLREESDMAVVLITHDLAVVAEEADTVAVMYAGNVVETGRVADVFAGPRHPYTKGLLESVPVNAERGAELNSIPGSPPELHKIPSGCVYQDRCPLVQEICRAERPKLLPVVPKAQAAADGTTPRAAACHFSEELDK, encoded by the coding sequence ATGAGCACCGTGACAGCGGCAGAAACAACGACGACGGACCGGAGCCTTCCGGTGGTGCTGAAGGTCGAGGGCCTGAACGTGGACCTGCGGACCCCTCGGGGGACCGTGCGGGCCGTGGACAACGTGGGCTTCGAGGCCCGGGCCGGCCAGACGCTGGCGCTGCTCGGGGAGTCCGGCTGCGGCAAGTCGATGACGGCCAAGGCCGTGGCCGGGCTGCTGGACCCGATCGCGGACGTCGACGGCGGGGAGATCCTGCTCAACGGCACGGACCTGGCCAGGCTGAGCCCGAAGCAGCGGCGCAAGTTCGCCGGGCCGGAGCTGGGCATCGTCTTCCAGGACGCGCTGACCGCGCTGAACCCGGTCTACCCGGTGGGGACGCAGCTGGGCGAGGCCTTCCGCATCCATCACGGGCTCTCGGCCAAGCAGGCCAAGGAGAAGGCGGTGGACCTGATGCGCCGGGTGGGCATTCCGGAGCCCGAGGCCCGGGTCAACGCCTACCCGCACCAGTTCTCCGGCGGCATGCGCCAGCGCATCCTGATCGCCATGGCGGTGGCGCTGAATCCGAAACTGCTGATCGCGGACGAACCGACCACCGCGCTGGACGTGACGGTGCAGGCGCAGATCATGGCGCTGCTGAAGAGCCTGCGCGAGGAGAGCGACATGGCTGTCGTGCTGATTACCCACGACCTGGCCGTCGTCGCCGAGGAAGCTGACACGGTGGCCGTGATGTACGCGGGCAACGTCGTGGAAACCGGCCGGGTGGCCGACGTGTTCGCCGGCCCGCGCCACCCGTACACCAAGGGCCTGCTGGAGTCGGTTCCGGTCAACGCCGAGCGCGGCGCGGAGCTGAACTCGATCCCCGGCAGCCCGCCGGAGCTGCACAAGATCCCCTCCGGCTGCGTCTACCAGGACCGGTGCCCGCTGGTGCAGGAGATCTGCCGGGCGGAGCGGCCTAAGCTGCTGCCCGTGGTTCCCAAGGCGCAGGCCGCTGCTGACGGCACAACCCCGCGGGCCGCCGCCTGCCACTTCAGCGAGGAGCTGGACAAATGA
- a CDS encoding ABC transporter permease — MATPLVQPGHQPPTSDALPEPAAVPPLEPPAAEAAGAADRRPGLFRLLLRDKFATAAAAVLLLVGLTAVFGPALMGDLATKQNLLFANKAPFNPANGWEYFLGSDSLGRSVLARLVIATRTTVAVALPAVAIALVVGSLWGVWAGYHRGWRETVSMRVADVIMSFPSLLLAVVVLYVFNPSIANIVLILALTRIPIYLRTARAESAELQSRTFVDAARTFGAKPNAIIGRHMVPIVLPTLLTLATLEFCYVMLAESSLSFLGIGIQPPDVSWGLMVSQGRQYLQTAWWLSIFPGLAIVVTTIAANMLAAWLRIATDPAQRWRLALPRKRLIARIPAKTVEGDK; from the coding sequence ATGGCCACACCACTCGTGCAGCCCGGACACCAGCCGCCCACGTCGGACGCGCTTCCCGAACCCGCGGCGGTGCCCCCGCTGGAGCCCCCCGCCGCGGAAGCGGCGGGGGCAGCGGACAGGAGGCCGGGCCTCTTCCGGCTCCTGCTGCGGGACAAATTCGCGACGGCGGCTGCCGCGGTCCTGCTCCTGGTGGGGCTGACCGCGGTGTTCGGTCCCGCCCTGATGGGGGACCTGGCGACGAAGCAGAACCTGCTCTTTGCCAATAAGGCGCCGTTCAACCCGGCCAACGGCTGGGAGTACTTCCTGGGCAGCGACTCGCTGGGCCGCAGCGTGCTGGCCCGGCTGGTCATCGCCACCCGGACCACCGTGGCGGTGGCGCTGCCCGCCGTCGCGATCGCCCTGGTGGTCGGCTCCCTGTGGGGGGTCTGGGCCGGCTACCACCGCGGCTGGCGCGAGACGGTCTCGATGCGGGTTGCCGATGTGATCATGAGCTTCCCGTCGCTGCTGCTCGCCGTCGTCGTTCTCTACGTGTTCAACCCAAGCATCGCGAACATCGTGCTGATCCTGGCCCTCACCCGCATCCCGATCTATCTGCGGACCGCGCGCGCCGAATCCGCGGAGCTGCAGAGCCGCACGTTCGTGGACGCGGCCCGGACCTTCGGCGCCAAGCCGAACGCGATCATCGGCCGGCACATGGTGCCGATTGTCCTGCCGACGCTGCTGACCCTGGCCACGCTGGAGTTCTGCTACGTGATGCTGGCCGAGTCCTCGCTCAGCTTCCTCGGCATCGGCATCCAGCCGCCGGACGTCAGCTGGGGCCTGATGGTGTCGCAGGGCCGGCAGTACCTGCAGACCGCGTGGTGGCTCTCGATCTTCCCGGGCCTGGCCATCGTGGTGACGACGATAGCCGCCAACATGCTGGCCGCGTGGCTGCGGATCGCGACGGACCCGGCGCAGCGGTGGCGGCTGGCGCTGCCGCGCAAGCGCCTGATCGCGCGGATTCCGGCCAAGACCGTTGAAGGGGACAAGTGA
- a CDS encoding ABC transporter permease, translating into MLTYLRKRILSSALPLVVVIVGVFALARLTGNPATLYLPLNATEQMRADFTARMGLDQPLLVQMADYFGGVLRLDFGESLRTGESAAAMALRAFPATLQLAATTMVLAIILAVIVGCWAALKPNGVADRISSFVSMAAASIPDFWLAIVGIWIFAITLGWLPTSGVNGSEAWVLPIATLLLRPFGVLVQIVRGAMVSALSEPYIKLARSKGAGDVRIVTHHALRNAAAPALTVAGDLTVGLVNGAVVVETIFGWPGIGKLMIDSILQRDFAVLQAAVLLTAVAIFVLNILIDLGYALLDARVRPATVKA; encoded by the coding sequence ATGTTGACCTACCTGAGGAAGCGCATCCTCTCCAGTGCACTGCCCCTGGTGGTGGTGATTGTGGGAGTGTTCGCGCTGGCACGGCTGACCGGCAACCCGGCCACCCTGTACCTGCCGCTGAACGCCACCGAACAGATGCGGGCGGACTTCACCGCCCGAATGGGCTTGGACCAGCCGCTGCTGGTCCAGATGGCCGACTACTTCGGCGGCGTCCTCAGGCTGGACTTCGGCGAGTCCCTGAGGACGGGGGAGTCCGCGGCGGCAATGGCGCTGCGGGCTTTCCCGGCCACCCTCCAGCTGGCCGCCACCACCATGGTGCTGGCCATCATCCTCGCCGTGATCGTCGGCTGCTGGGCGGCGCTCAAGCCCAACGGCGTGGCGGACCGGATTTCGAGCTTCGTGTCCATGGCGGCGGCGTCCATCCCGGACTTCTGGCTGGCCATCGTCGGCATCTGGATCTTCGCGATCACCCTCGGCTGGCTCCCGACCTCGGGCGTCAACGGGTCCGAGGCCTGGGTCCTGCCGATCGCCACGCTGCTGCTGCGCCCGTTCGGCGTGCTGGTGCAGATCGTCCGCGGCGCGATGGTCTCCGCCCTCTCCGAGCCCTACATCAAGCTGGCCCGCAGCAAGGGCGCCGGCGACGTGCGCATCGTGACGCACCACGCGCTGCGCAACGCCGCGGCTCCGGCGCTGACCGTGGCCGGCGACCTCACCGTCGGCCTGGTCAACGGCGCCGTCGTGGTGGAGACGATCTTCGGCTGGCCCGGCATCGGCAAGCTGATGATCGACTCCATCCTGCAGCGCGATTTCGCGGTGCTGCAGGCCGCCGTGCTGCTAACCGCCGTCGCAATTTTTGTCCTGAACATCCTCATCGACCTGGGCTACGCGCTGCTGGATGCACGTGTCCGCCCGGCCACCGTGAAGGCCTAG
- a CDS encoding ABC transporter substrate-binding protein, giving the protein MMSSLRTQGQFALRLSAVAAGGTLLLSGCSVANSEGAGGATAASSDTIRVVLQQEPPTLEPCEANLTSTGVVDRSTITEPLIERNPTSGELEPKLATEWESKDNKAWTLTLREGVTFHDGSDFTAEDAAATIERAVNSKLGCNVEGYVFGDQDLDVKAVNDTTLQVTAQEADPILPLRLSFLEVVPAETSDTEKVREPVGTGPYQLEQWDAGQKITLARFDGYWGEKPAYAKAEYQWRAESSVRAAMITSGEADIATGLSPEDNIGDLGVSYPNNETVALRMHSDKAPFDDIRIRQAVNYAIDKEGIVASLYGGRDKAAAQLVPSGVVGHNESLQPWAFDLEKAKQLVAEAKADGVDTSAQIDMVVRSAQFPKIEELGQVLQEQLTQAGLNVKLQMLETSQHLTYQVRPFAKSDGALMLMTQHGNQAGDAAFTVDQYMLTDGAQSAFGTPELDALIKKADAATGEDRQKAFEEVFAYQNDKVVQFAHIAHQTGMIGKAASVNYEPNSSTGDELRLAEMAPAN; this is encoded by the coding sequence ATGATGTCTTCACTTCGCACCCAGGGGCAGTTCGCCCTGCGGCTCTCCGCCGTGGCTGCCGGCGGAACCCTGCTGCTGAGCGGCTGCTCGGTGGCCAACTCGGAAGGCGCCGGCGGCGCGACCGCCGCCAGCTCCGACACCATCCGCGTGGTGCTGCAGCAGGAGCCGCCGACGCTGGAACCCTGCGAGGCCAACCTGACGAGCACCGGCGTGGTGGACCGCTCGACGATCACCGAACCGCTGATCGAGCGCAACCCGACCAGCGGCGAGCTAGAGCCGAAGCTGGCTACCGAGTGGGAGTCCAAGGACAACAAGGCCTGGACGCTGACCCTGCGCGAGGGCGTCACGTTCCATGACGGCAGCGACTTCACCGCCGAGGACGCCGCCGCGACGATCGAGCGTGCCGTGAACTCCAAGCTCGGCTGCAACGTCGAGGGCTACGTCTTCGGCGACCAGGACCTGGACGTGAAGGCAGTCAACGACACCACCCTGCAGGTCACCGCCCAGGAGGCCGACCCCATCCTGCCGCTGCGGCTGTCCTTCCTCGAAGTGGTGCCGGCGGAAACCTCGGACACGGAGAAGGTCCGGGAACCGGTCGGCACGGGCCCCTACCAGCTCGAGCAGTGGGATGCGGGCCAGAAGATCACCCTGGCGCGGTTCGACGGCTACTGGGGCGAGAAGCCGGCTTACGCAAAGGCTGAGTACCAGTGGCGTGCCGAGAGCAGCGTCCGCGCGGCGATGATCACTTCCGGCGAGGCTGACATCGCGACCGGGCTGAGCCCCGAGGACAACATCGGCGACCTGGGCGTCTCCTACCCGAACAACGAGACGGTCGCGCTGCGCATGCACAGCGACAAGGCTCCGTTCGACGACATCCGGATCCGGCAGGCAGTCAACTACGCCATCGACAAGGAAGGCATCGTCGCCAGCCTCTATGGCGGACGCGACAAGGCCGCGGCACAGCTGGTGCCCTCCGGCGTCGTCGGCCATAACGAGTCGCTGCAGCCCTGGGCGTTCGACCTGGAAAAGGCGAAGCAGCTGGTGGCCGAGGCCAAGGCCGACGGCGTGGACACCAGCGCACAGATCGACATGGTCGTGCGCAGCGCGCAGTTCCCGAAGATCGAGGAGCTGGGCCAGGTGCTCCAGGAGCAGCTCACCCAGGCCGGCCTGAACGTCAAGCTGCAGATGCTCGAGACCAGCCAGCACCTGACCTACCAGGTCCGCCCGTTCGCCAAGTCCGACGGCGCGCTGATGCTCATGACGCAGCACGGCAACCAGGCCGGCGACGCGGCGTTCACGGTAGACCAGTACATGCTGACCGACGGCGCGCAGAGCGCCTTCGGCACCCCCGAGCTCGACGCCCTGATCAAGAAGGCCGACGCAGCCACCGGCGAGGACCGGCAGAAGGCCTTCGAGGAGGTCTTCGCCTACCAGAACGACAAGGTGGTGCAGTTCGCCCACATCGCCCACCAGACCGGGATGATCGGCAAGGCGGCCAGCGTGAACTACGAGCCGAACTCGTCCACCGGCGACGAGCTGCGGCTGGCCGAAATGGCTCCGGCCAACTAG